In Gopherus flavomarginatus isolate rGopFla2 chromosome 1, rGopFla2.mat.asm, whole genome shotgun sequence, a single genomic region encodes these proteins:
- the LOC127039870 gene encoding CD276 antigen-like codes for MAAQMKMWLLLVCGVVLLRAGDPVRIEADEGEDVLLPCTVEHRDADRLPKPTVNWQRSGSEVVNSYYDGKNHPVYQSGRYKGRTEFASQGLSEGNASLLLKNVTPADFGNYTCHASLYENAPQTLQKLSCWGRKRPKVQTCQEDLKTNSTF; via the exons ATGGCAGCCCAGATGAAGATGTGGCTGTTACTTGTGTGTGGCGTTGTCCTGCTGCGAG CCGGTGACCCTGTCAGAATTGAAGCAGATGAAGGTGAAGACGTGCTCCTGCCCTGCACTGTAGAACACAGAGACGCTGACCGTCTTCCAAAGCCTACGGTGAACTGGCAGCGGTCAGGGAGTGAAGTTGTGAACAGCTACTACGATGGCAAGAACCATCCAGTGTATCAGTCTGGACGATATAAGGGGAGAACGGAGTTCGCTTCTCAGGGATTGTCCGAGGGCAACGCGTCTCTGCTACTGAAGAATGTAACCCCCGCTGACTTTGGGAACTACACCTGTCATGCTAGTTTATATGAGAACGCTCCCCAAACTTTACAAAAATTGTCCTGCTGGGGCAGAAAAAGACCCAAG GTGCAAACGTGCCAGGAGGACCTGAAAACCAACTCCACCTTCTAA